From the genome of Streptomyces sp. NBC_01341, one region includes:
- a CDS encoding DUF4255 domain-containing protein: MIHEVDDILRGLLIRGAFAGSDVEVTFDAPTRDWASRRNAPTIDAYLYDIREDTKRRQRGKVSLRDEQGVVLRQHQPPRWFRLSYLVTAWTKRPQDEHRMLSAVLHTLLPKEILPPEDLTGTLAGLGLSVPLTVAGLHTEARSLADIWSALGGELKPSLDVVITAPFLAYPEYRVGPPVTEGLGVEVRGTDGRPDDSPVRHHSADQVEAAKDDFAKKHGTSATLQGQPK; the protein is encoded by the coding sequence GTGATCCACGAGGTGGATGACATCCTGAGAGGGCTGCTCATCCGTGGCGCCTTCGCCGGGTCCGACGTCGAGGTCACCTTTGACGCCCCGACGCGCGACTGGGCGTCCCGGCGGAACGCCCCGACCATCGACGCGTATCTCTACGACATCCGTGAGGACACCAAGCGGCGCCAGCGCGGCAAGGTGTCGCTCCGCGACGAGCAGGGGGTCGTCCTCAGGCAGCACCAGCCGCCGCGCTGGTTCCGGCTGTCGTATCTCGTCACGGCCTGGACCAAGCGGCCGCAGGACGAGCACCGGATGCTTTCGGCCGTCCTGCACACGCTGCTGCCCAAGGAGATCCTCCCGCCGGAGGACCTGACCGGCACGCTCGCCGGGCTCGGCCTGTCCGTCCCGCTGACCGTCGCGGGGCTGCACACGGAGGCGCGCTCGCTCGCGGACATCTGGTCCGCGCTCGGTGGCGAACTCAAACCCTCGCTCGACGTGGTGATCACCGCGCCCTTCCTGGCGTACCCCGAATACAGGGTCGGTCCGCCCGTCACGGAAGGGCTCGGTGTCGAGGTGCGGGGGACGGACGGGCGGCCCGACGACAGCCCCGTGCGCCACCACAGTGCGGACCAGGTCGAAGCCGCCAAGGACGATTTCGCGAAGAAGCACGGCACGTCCGCGACGCTCCAGGGGCAGCCGAAGTGA
- the ppk2 gene encoding polyphosphate kinase 2 — MDRDRLEKQLLDGLTVDTSRPEQPVLLDDAGEPIKTWRENYPYDRRIRRREYERTKRILQIELLKLQRWTKDTGARVVVVCEGRDAAGKGGTIQRFTERLNPRGARIVALDKPTDRERGQWYFQRYVAHLPGPGELVFFDRSWYNRAGVERVMGFCTPPEYELFLKQCPAFEEMLVDDGVIVVKFWFSVSRAEQRTRFAIRQVDPVRQWKLSPTDIDSLDRWDDYTTAKIDMFRATDTAHAPWTVVKSNDKRRARLEAMRSLLARVDYTAKDPDAVGKPDPLIVGAAATLLEPGEEDTALSPTRLVPHSDGPGQHP, encoded by the coding sequence ATGGACCGTGACCGGTTGGAGAAGCAGCTTCTGGACGGCCTGACCGTCGACACGAGCAGGCCGGAACAGCCCGTCCTGCTCGACGACGCGGGCGAGCCGATAAAGACCTGGCGCGAGAACTACCCGTACGACCGCAGGATCCGGCGCAGGGAGTACGAGCGGACCAAGCGCATCCTGCAGATCGAGCTGCTGAAACTCCAGCGGTGGACCAAGGACACCGGCGCCCGCGTCGTGGTCGTGTGCGAGGGACGCGACGCGGCCGGCAAGGGCGGCACCATCCAGCGGTTCACCGAGCGCCTCAACCCGCGTGGCGCGCGCATCGTCGCCCTGGACAAGCCCACGGACCGCGAGCGGGGGCAGTGGTACTTCCAGCGCTACGTGGCCCACCTGCCCGGGCCCGGCGAACTCGTGTTCTTCGACCGCTCCTGGTACAACCGGGCGGGCGTCGAACGCGTCATGGGTTTCTGCACCCCGCCGGAGTACGAACTCTTCCTGAAGCAGTGCCCGGCCTTCGAGGAGATGCTCGTCGACGACGGCGTCATCGTGGTCAAGTTCTGGTTCTCCGTCTCCCGCGCCGAGCAGCGCACCCGCTTCGCCATCCGGCAGGTCGACCCGGTGCGCCAGTGGAAGCTGTCGCCCACGGACATCGACTCACTCGACCGCTGGGACGACTACACCACGGCGAAGATCGACATGTTCCGCGCGACCGACACCGCGCACGCGCCCTGGACCGTGGTCAAGAGCAACGACAAGCGCCGGGCCCGTCTCGAGGCCATGCGCAGCCTCCTCGCCCGCGTCGACTACACGGCGAAGGACCCCGACGCGGTCGGCAAGCCGGACCCCCTCATCGTGGGCGCCGCCGCCACCCTTCTGGAACCGGGCGAGGAGGACACCGCTCTCTCGCCGACGCGCCTCGTACCCCATTCCGACGGCCCGGGGCAGCACCCGTAG
- a CDS encoding ATP-binding protein gives MNDSSPLLERLAGLRERVASLVERRSATDPTAGDPMRGMYLTDDAVRHLLFGSTGPEHPSGPDEPEEPEEPEEPDRSGDPREPDRSEPSDDDRLHWLAHWLRLSPLDTQILLIALAPDLDRTFEPLYGYLNDDVTRRRATVGLALDLCGVPAHSAAGRSRFHPAARLLARGLIEVDDPERPFLSRSLRVPDRVVAHLLGDDTPDPALDGTVLPLPCPPVEVDAESPEGATSTGPAHDVDPLLRRLAEQLAARPLTVYLREHRGGDGLAFATVALGAAGIPGLHLVPGERSGDHRPEEHGPAERTTAPRLPYRELLREARLTGHAIVVTSLPENPEELIRALAVPDVPVLFADPRPYDPQWCDRGRDPIVLDTPRQRSGDLDAWRNALGPEEPDFDLAPVVAAYRLGPGGIDRASRAALDRAAFDGTELSAGHLRLAARQQSASGLERHARRIRPDVGWNDLVLPEGPLTQLRELVLRAQHRDRVLGDWRLSAGGGRGRGVVGLFAGDSGTGKTLSAEVVAGELGLDLYVVQLPSVVDKYVGETEKNLERIFTEADRTDAVLLFDEADAVFGKRSEVSSSNDRHANMESAYLLQRLESFDGIALLTTNLRSNIDDAFTRRLDLVVDFPFPDEEQRLALWRHSLAHVPCADGVDPASCAADFELAGGSIRSAVVTAAYAAAGRGDGVSTADLLAGARREYRKAGRLVLDDASW, from the coding sequence GTGAACGACTCCTCCCCGCTGCTCGAACGGCTCGCGGGACTGCGCGAGCGCGTGGCCTCCCTCGTCGAGCGTCGCAGTGCCACCGACCCGACGGCCGGCGACCCGATGCGCGGGATGTATCTGACGGACGACGCGGTACGGCACCTGCTGTTCGGGAGCACGGGACCCGAGCATCCCTCAGGTCCCGACGAGCCGGAGGAGCCGGAGGAGCCGGAGGAGCCGGACCGGTCGGGGGATCCGCGGGAGCCGGACAGGTCCGAGCCGTCCGACGACGACCGCCTCCACTGGCTCGCCCACTGGCTGCGTCTCAGCCCCCTCGACACCCAGATTCTGCTGATCGCGCTGGCACCCGACCTGGACCGCACGTTCGAGCCGCTGTACGGCTACCTCAACGACGACGTCACACGACGCCGGGCGACCGTCGGGCTCGCCCTCGACCTGTGCGGGGTGCCCGCGCACTCCGCCGCGGGGCGGTCCCGGTTCCATCCGGCGGCTCGGCTGCTCGCACGTGGGCTGATCGAGGTGGACGATCCCGAACGCCCCTTCCTCAGTCGCTCCTTGCGCGTCCCCGACCGGGTTGTGGCCCACCTCCTCGGCGACGACACCCCGGATCCCGCGCTGGACGGGACCGTGCTCCCGCTTCCCTGCCCGCCCGTCGAAGTGGACGCGGAGAGCCCGGAGGGTGCGACGAGCACCGGCCCGGCTCACGACGTCGACCCGCTCCTGCGGAGGCTGGCCGAGCAGCTCGCCGCGCGCCCGCTCACCGTCTACCTGCGCGAGCACCGCGGCGGTGACGGGCTCGCATTCGCCACCGTCGCCCTCGGCGCGGCCGGTATCCCGGGCCTGCATCTCGTCCCGGGGGAACGCTCCGGGGACCACCGCCCCGAGGAACACGGACCGGCGGAACGCACGACAGCGCCGCGCCTCCCGTACCGGGAACTGCTCCGCGAAGCGCGGCTGACGGGCCACGCGATCGTGGTGACCTCGCTGCCCGAGAACCCCGAGGAGCTGATCCGGGCGCTCGCGGTGCCCGACGTCCCCGTGCTGTTCGCGGACCCGCGTCCGTACGACCCGCAGTGGTGCGACAGGGGGCGCGACCCGATCGTGCTGGACACGCCCCGGCAGCGTTCCGGCGACCTCGACGCCTGGCGCAACGCGCTCGGACCCGAGGAGCCGGACTTCGACCTGGCGCCGGTGGTCGCCGCGTACCGGCTCGGCCCCGGCGGGATCGACCGCGCGTCGCGCGCGGCGCTGGACCGCGCCGCGTTCGACGGCACGGAGCTGTCCGCGGGGCATCTGCGGCTCGCGGCCCGCCAGCAGTCCGCGTCAGGTCTCGAGCGGCACGCCCGGCGCATCCGCCCCGACGTCGGCTGGAACGACCTCGTCCTGCCCGAGGGACCGCTGACGCAGCTCAGGGAACTGGTCCTCCGCGCCCAGCACCGCGACCGGGTGCTGGGCGACTGGCGGCTGAGCGCGGGCGGCGGGCGCGGGCGGGGAGTGGTGGGGCTGTTCGCGGGCGATTCCGGTACCGGCAAGACGCTGTCCGCCGAGGTGGTCGCCGGTGAACTCGGTCTCGATCTCTACGTGGTGCAGCTGCCGTCGGTCGTGGACAAGTACGTCGGTGAGACGGAGAAGAACCTGGAGCGGATCTTCACCGAGGCGGACCGTACGGACGCGGTGCTGCTCTTCGACGAGGCGGACGCCGTCTTCGGCAAGCGCTCCGAGGTCAGCAGCTCCAACGACCGCCACGCGAACATGGAGAGCGCCTACCTCCTCCAGCGCCTGGAGTCGTTCGACGGGATCGCCCTGCTGACCACCAACCTGCGCTCGAACATCGACGACGCCTTCACCCGCCGGCTGGACCTGGTGGTCGACTTCCCCTTCCCGGACGAGGAACAGCGCCTGGCGCTCTGGCGGCACAGCCTCGCCCATGTCCCGTGCGCGGACGGCGTCGATCCGGCGTCCTGCGCGGCGGACTTCGAGCTGGCCGGCGGCTCGATCCGCAGCGCGGTCGTCACGGCCGCGTACGCGGCGGCGGGCCGTGGCGACGGCGTGTCGACGGCGGATCTGCTGGCAGGCGCCCGGCGCGAGTACCGCAAGGCGGGCCGGCTGGTCCTCGACGACGCGTCCTGGTAG
- a CDS encoding helix-turn-helix transcriptional regulator, with amino-acid sequence MTALSSQPRRCPPVPPSAPSPAIAGLLERESALDLLAAEADRAIEGSGRLVLFRAPTGTGRSTLLEAAAGLGAKRGMRVLRAHASAESSGIPLGLVTQLLGSPHDHGGLQDDTPKTPHHLWQLLCEYAAASSLLVAVDDAHLADQASRRWLAEGARRLTGMPVVMVVTERSQYDIAPPQPGLAYSLPPGVVRMHAVAPLSRPAAEELVRGALGPDTGDAWVDGCVRASAGNPLLLRALLDDLRAVFPHGAAKGGAPEPVLPENCAELYPGAFVTAVSWWLRSAGPGSTTVARALAELEDSARHDEKDYGPRAGSGLPGTRPGPAAHVDPGPGHGAGEEFGDFLSELTRADPDRVDGWITAMIRLGLLCRTPGTGVPRFAHPLLRGAVLDGLPRSDRQALHLRAAELRQRRGHGVEAVAGHLLRTTPGGTERVAKALLDAAAGASRAGRTDAAGHYLRRALDEPMPRERRAAVLTELGELEFATLRNGGIRSLAEALRLQEEPRDRVLAAVHLGNALASRGKPHAALDVMRDLGALDGEPVLARTIHTASAFFSDHDPEIRRAVHTRLRERAERSPEWISPALRALLIRYESTAGLLSAESAMRQTRRLLAAPEDPLLVPYLLGAAAAVAQWADAPDDAERIIRSGLTEHWLSPLHPVHRSLLNARVDTAAARGRHGWVLEETAHGSQGPGDSSHTGASNFLAHRVIALVECGRPSEAEQLVAGVEVGTAQDGWEQIRFLYARGVLRASVGDPAGALDDFRECGRRQSGRDVENPVVTPWRSAAAECLLLLGETPEALALAEEESRYAAIWDTPRVRGRALRVLGAATGGRRGLELTAEAVGILRGTSLDAELIPALITHGQQLTAAGRARSARPLLREAAMAAERLGAVRLSARAELALRAGGARPRTTSLTGLDSLTVSERRIAELAAAGRTNAEIAALLHLARRTVETHLTSTYRKLGIRRRVDLPRDLKSGGDKPT; translated from the coding sequence ATGACGGCGTTGTCGAGTCAGCCACGGCGGTGTCCACCGGTCCCGCCGTCGGCCCCGAGCCCCGCCATTGCCGGACTGCTCGAACGCGAGTCCGCACTCGACCTGCTGGCGGCGGAGGCCGACCGGGCCATCGAAGGATCCGGACGGCTCGTCCTGTTCCGGGCGCCCACCGGTACGGGCCGCAGCACACTGCTGGAGGCCGCCGCCGGCCTGGGCGCGAAGCGCGGCATGCGGGTGCTGAGGGCCCATGCCTCCGCCGAGAGCTCCGGAATCCCCCTCGGCCTCGTCACCCAGCTCCTCGGTTCACCGCACGATCACGGCGGTCTCCAGGACGACACCCCTAAGACCCCGCACCACCTGTGGCAGTTGCTCTGCGAGTACGCGGCCGCGTCATCCCTGCTCGTCGCCGTCGACGACGCGCACCTCGCCGACCAGGCCTCCCGCCGCTGGCTGGCCGAGGGCGCCCGGCGGCTGACCGGGATGCCGGTCGTGATGGTCGTGACCGAGCGCAGTCAGTACGACATCGCCCCGCCGCAACCGGGCCTCGCGTACTCCCTGCCCCCGGGCGTGGTCCGGATGCACGCGGTCGCGCCCCTGAGCCGTCCCGCCGCAGAGGAGCTCGTACGCGGCGCCCTGGGCCCGGACACGGGCGACGCCTGGGTGGACGGCTGCGTACGGGCGAGCGCCGGCAACCCGCTGCTGCTGCGGGCGCTCCTCGACGACCTGCGGGCGGTCTTCCCGCACGGAGCCGCGAAGGGCGGCGCCCCGGAGCCCGTGCTGCCCGAGAACTGCGCCGAGCTGTACCCGGGGGCCTTCGTGACGGCGGTCTCGTGGTGGCTGAGGAGCGCGGGCCCAGGAAGCACCACGGTGGCCCGCGCGCTCGCCGAACTGGAGGACTCGGCACGGCACGACGAGAAGGACTACGGGCCCCGGGCGGGTTCCGGGCTGCCCGGAACCCGCCCGGGACCCGCCGCGCACGTAGACCCCGGACCGGGCCACGGTGCCGGCGAAGAATTCGGTGACTTCCTCTCCGAGCTCACTCGTGCCGACCCCGACCGCGTCGACGGCTGGATCACCGCGATGATCCGGCTCGGACTCCTGTGCCGTACCCCCGGCACCGGCGTCCCGCGCTTCGCGCACCCCCTGCTGCGAGGAGCGGTCCTCGACGGCCTGCCACGCTCGGACCGGCAGGCCCTGCACCTCCGTGCGGCCGAGCTGCGCCAGCGCCGGGGCCACGGGGTCGAAGCGGTGGCCGGCCATCTCCTGCGGACCACCCCCGGCGGCACGGAACGCGTCGCCAAGGCACTCCTCGACGCGGCGGCCGGCGCGTCCAGGGCGGGCAGGACCGACGCCGCCGGGCACTATCTGCGCCGCGCGCTGGACGAACCGATGCCGCGTGAGCGCCGGGCCGCGGTACTCACGGAACTCGGCGAACTGGAGTTCGCCACCTTACGGAACGGCGGGATACGCAGCCTGGCCGAGGCTCTGCGCCTCCAGGAGGAGCCCAGGGACCGGGTGCTGGCGGCGGTCCACCTGGGCAACGCCCTGGCCAGCCGGGGCAAGCCGCACGCCGCACTCGACGTCATGCGCGATCTGGGCGCGCTGGACGGGGAACCCGTCCTCGCCCGTACGATCCACACGGCGTCGGCCTTCTTCTCGGACCACGACCCGGAGATCCGGCGCGCCGTCCACACCCGGCTGCGCGAACGTGCCGAGCGCTCCCCGGAATGGATCAGCCCGGCCCTGCGTGCCCTGCTGATCAGGTACGAGTCGACGGCCGGACTGCTGTCCGCCGAGTCGGCCATGCGACAGACCCGGCGGCTGCTGGCGGCCCCGGAGGATCCGCTGCTGGTGCCCTATCTCCTGGGTGCGGCAGCCGCCGTGGCGCAGTGGGCCGACGCGCCGGACGACGCCGAACGCATCATCAGGTCCGGGCTGACCGAGCACTGGCTGTCGCCGCTGCACCCCGTCCACCGGTCACTGCTCAACGCGCGGGTGGACACCGCGGCCGCACGCGGCCGTCATGGGTGGGTACTGGAGGAGACCGCCCACGGTTCCCAGGGTCCGGGCGACTCCTCGCATACCGGTGCGAGCAACTTCTTGGCCCACCGCGTCATCGCACTCGTCGAGTGCGGGCGCCCTTCCGAGGCCGAACAGCTCGTCGCCGGGGTGGAAGTCGGAACTGCGCAGGACGGATGGGAGCAGATTCGTTTCCTCTACGCGCGAGGCGTCCTGCGCGCGTCCGTCGGCGATCCGGCGGGCGCCCTGGACGACTTCCGGGAGTGCGGAAGGCGCCAGTCCGGTCGCGACGTGGAGAACCCCGTCGTCACACCGTGGCGCTCGGCCGCCGCCGAATGCCTTCTCCTCCTGGGAGAAACGCCCGAGGCCCTCGCGCTCGCCGAGGAGGAGAGCCGGTACGCCGCCATATGGGACACGCCCCGGGTCAGGGGCCGTGCCCTGCGCGTCCTCGGCGCGGCCACCGGCGGCCGACGTGGCCTCGAACTCACCGCCGAGGCCGTTGGCATCCTGCGCGGCACATCTCTCGATGCCGAGCTGATCCCGGCGCTCATCACGCACGGACAGCAGCTCACAGCCGCCGGCCGGGCCCGCAGCGCCCGCCCGCTGCTCAGGGAGGCCGCCATGGCGGCCGAACGACTGGGCGCCGTCCGGCTGTCGGCCCGCGCGGAACTGGCCCTGCGCGCCGGCGGCGCCCGCCCCAGGACCACCTCCCTCACGGGCCTCGACTCGCTGACCGTAAGTGAACGCCGCATCGCCGAACTGGCCGCCGCCGGACGGACGAACGCGGAGATCGCCGCACTGCTGCACCTGGCACGGCGTACCGTGGAGACCCATCTGACCAGCACCTACCGCAAACTGGGCATACGGCGGCGAGTGGACCTTCCGCGCGACCTGAAAAGCGGTGGGGACAAGCCCACTTGA
- a CDS encoding MSMEG_1061 family FMN-dependent PPOX-type flavoprotein: MSNAVTEAAPVGNGGPLAGAVPLESAEQLREILGEPWPIVIEKVHDELTEADVDLLARSPFCAVSTSDADGNCDTSPRGGEAGFTRVLDARTLVMPDLPGNRRGDSFHNILVNPHVGLLYLIPGAMTVLRINGRARILTDAPVFDEMKVKGRRPDLALVVDIDEIYPHCPASLKRSGVWSPETWEERPARGAAAR; this comes from the coding sequence TTGTCGAACGCCGTGACCGAGGCCGCCCCCGTCGGCAACGGGGGCCCACTGGCCGGAGCCGTGCCCCTGGAGTCGGCCGAGCAGTTGCGCGAGATCCTGGGCGAACCGTGGCCCATCGTGATCGAGAAGGTCCACGACGAGCTGACCGAGGCCGATGTCGACCTGCTGGCCCGCTCGCCGTTCTGCGCCGTGTCCACCTCGGACGCCGACGGGAACTGTGACACGTCCCCGCGGGGCGGCGAGGCCGGATTCACCCGGGTCCTGGACGCGCGGACGCTCGTGATGCCCGACCTGCCGGGCAACCGGCGCGGGGACAGCTTCCACAACATCCTGGTCAACCCGCACGTGGGCCTGCTGTACCTGATACCGGGCGCCATGACGGTGCTGCGGATCAACGGCCGGGCCCGGATCCTCACGGACGCTCCGGTCTTCGACGAGATGAAGGTCAAGGGCAGGCGCCCCGACCTCGCCCTGGTCGTGGACATCGACGAGATATACCCGCACTGCCCGGCATCGCTCAAGCGTTCGGGTGTGTGGTCACCGGAGACGTGGGAGGAGCGGCCCGCGCGCGGAGCCGCCGCCCGGTGA
- a CDS encoding eCIS core domain-containing protein: MRAYRAQAGQAGGRESSPRAEGPSTFAQRVLALQRAVGNAVVARAVEEERHEHGSACGHETAGQQPADASSVQLSSVVNAVRSPGRPLDSRLLERAEQGYGMSFRHVRVHSDPVAQRSATEFGARAYTTGHDIVVGPQGADDETMFHELDHVRQQSLGPVAGTDNGSGVAVSHQDDPFERHASANGRRMARGAMPDLSGPGSGASAGTATPARSGGGIAVARMMSGGGRRMYEADRGQMFEVDGGRGPVVGRYVRSSSGGTEIFDTSQGRIHVYPEQIRGPRATVGGLHPEGRTRPPEENLHDRDRILLSEADLSGARARVRRDPSQARRMAATTFEEQPDYQEYENNREDLRRLGVPVLNNVDLSRPEAADRFRDVGPNANIHFQMPRVPRGTRGYSTQELIRDTGRLPGRAGRDDVTVSVTTPHPSKYAKSGTHNGFYGMENRKGVPEGMRLAAEHSDDDADLERYGYGHRQSTRDVGAAVADRRKTYVMESDRRSNSPEEDPDPSYRSRSRSRASRAPAPARRRRSSRPPLSTTGRRPHTAAPVNYAAVDDEDEYFGSQQPASSGHRRRRGSVAPSYINDSADEGTRSRRRSRRPAGAGSFEPEPERDRSRSRSRRRAPSRAPSGMTSGRPLILDDDVSYGAGPIDAEPRRERGRSHSRRREASRAPSGMTSGRPLILDDDVSYGAGPIGLEPRRERGRSRRPSSSRTPFITDSGRSTFRPTSYAEPEWDEGPLYGADSFDAPRGRSRR; encoded by the coding sequence GTGCGCGCATACAGAGCACAGGCGGGGCAGGCCGGTGGCCGGGAGAGCAGCCCCCGTGCCGAGGGGCCGAGCACCTTCGCGCAACGCGTTCTCGCTCTCCAGCGTGCGGTGGGAAACGCGGTCGTGGCCCGCGCCGTCGAGGAGGAACGGCACGAGCACGGCAGCGCCTGCGGTCATGAGACCGCCGGGCAGCAGCCCGCCGACGCCTCGTCCGTGCAGCTGTCGTCGGTGGTCAACGCCGTTCGCTCCCCGGGCCGTCCGCTGGACTCGCGTCTCCTGGAACGGGCGGAGCAGGGCTACGGCATGTCCTTCCGCCATGTGCGGGTGCACAGCGACCCGGTCGCGCAGCGCTCCGCGACGGAATTCGGCGCCCGTGCCTACACCACGGGCCATGACATCGTCGTCGGCCCCCAGGGAGCGGACGACGAGACGATGTTCCACGAGCTCGACCACGTCCGCCAGCAGTCCCTGGGGCCTGTCGCGGGGACGGACAACGGGTCGGGAGTGGCGGTCTCCCACCAGGACGATCCGTTCGAGCGCCATGCCTCGGCGAACGGCAGGAGGATGGCACGGGGAGCCATGCCCGACCTGTCCGGCCCCGGATCGGGCGCCTCCGCCGGAACGGCCACGCCGGCTCGTAGCGGCGGCGGTATCGCCGTGGCCCGCATGATGTCCGGCGGCGGCCGGAGGATGTACGAGGCGGACCGCGGCCAGATGTTCGAGGTGGACGGCGGGCGCGGCCCGGTCGTCGGCAGGTACGTCAGGTCCTCGTCGGGCGGCACGGAGATCTTCGACACCTCACAGGGGCGCATCCACGTGTACCCCGAACAGATCAGGGGCCCCCGGGCCACGGTGGGCGGCCTTCACCCGGAGGGGCGGACCCGCCCGCCCGAGGAGAATCTGCACGACCGGGACCGGATCCTCCTCTCGGAGGCCGACCTGTCCGGGGCGCGGGCGCGGGTGCGCCGGGATCCCAGCCAGGCACGCAGGATGGCCGCCACCACGTTCGAGGAACAGCCCGACTACCAGGAGTACGAGAACAACCGCGAGGATCTGCGGCGGCTGGGGGTCCCCGTCCTCAACAACGTCGACCTGAGCCGGCCCGAGGCCGCCGACCGTTTCCGCGATGTCGGGCCGAACGCCAACATCCACTTCCAGATGCCGCGTGTGCCACGGGGGACTCGCGGCTACTCCACCCAGGAACTCATCAGGGACACCGGCAGACTTCCCGGACGCGCCGGCCGCGACGACGTGACGGTGAGTGTCACCACGCCACATCCGTCCAAGTACGCGAAGTCGGGCACGCACAACGGCTTCTACGGCATGGAGAACCGCAAGGGCGTGCCGGAGGGCATGAGGCTCGCGGCCGAGCACTCCGACGACGACGCGGACCTCGAGAGGTACGGCTACGGTCACCGGCAGTCCACCAGGGACGTGGGTGCCGCCGTGGCAGACCGCCGGAAGACGTACGTGATGGAGTCGGACCGGCGCAGCAACAGTCCCGAGGAGGACCCCGATCCTTCCTACCGCAGCCGGAGCAGGAGCCGTGCGAGCCGGGCTCCTGCCCCCGCCCGTCGGCGCAGGTCGAGCCGGCCGCCCCTGAGCACTACGGGCCGCCGCCCGCACACCGCCGCCCCCGTCAACTACGCCGCGGTGGACGACGAGGACGAGTACTTCGGCAGTCAGCAACCCGCGAGCAGCGGTCACCGGCGCCGCCGCGGCAGTGTCGCCCCCAGCTACATCAACGACTCCGCGGACGAGGGGACGAGGTCTCGCAGGAGGAGCCGTCGCCCCGCCGGCGCGGGATCGTTCGAGCCCGAACCCGAGCGGGACCGCAGCCGCAGCCGCAGCCGACGGCGCGCGCCCAGCCGGGCACCTTCCGGCATGACCAGCGGCCGTCCCCTCATCCTCGACGACGACGTCTCCTACGGAGCCGGACCGATCGACGCCGAGCCCCGGCGCGAACGCGGCCGCAGCCACAGCCGTCGGCGCGAGGCGAGCCGGGCACCATCCGGCATGACCAGCGGCCGTCCCCTCATCCTCGACGACGACGTCTCCTACGGAGCCGGACCGATCGGCCTCGAACCGCGGCGGGAACGCGGCCGCAGCCGTCGGCCCTCGTCCTCCCGGACGCCGTTCATCACGGACAGCGGCCGTAGCACGTTCCGCCCCACCAGCTACGCCGAACCCGAATGGGACGAGGGCCCCCTGTACGGTGCCGACTCGTTCGACGCGCCTCGGGGGCGCAGTCGCCGCTGA
- a CDS encoding helix-turn-helix transcriptional regulator, with the protein MVHRAPVRIPVEVHASDPLSLDGAVSQLRRHAEVELIDEGAARPGTVAVLLAEALDEPTLSRLRRLTRADGTRTVLVTSLIREAELLQVIEYGVGAIVWRREATGHRLLRAVLAASRGDGDLPSDLLGRLMVQVGTLQRGATSVSGATASGLAPREVDVLRLVAEGMDTGEIASKLSYSERTVKNVMHGLTTRLQLRNRAHAVAYALREGYI; encoded by the coding sequence ATGGTTCATCGGGCCCCGGTCAGAATCCCCGTCGAGGTCCACGCGTCGGACCCGCTGTCCCTGGACGGCGCGGTCAGCCAGCTCCGCCGGCACGCCGAGGTGGAGCTGATCGACGAGGGCGCGGCCCGGCCGGGCACGGTGGCGGTCCTGCTGGCCGAGGCACTGGATGAACCCACGCTTTCCCGGCTGAGGCGGCTGACGCGGGCGGACGGCACCAGGACCGTCCTCGTCACGAGCCTGATCCGCGAGGCGGAACTGCTCCAGGTGATCGAGTACGGAGTGGGCGCGATCGTCTGGCGGCGCGAGGCCACCGGCCACCGCCTCCTCCGAGCGGTCCTGGCCGCCTCCCGAGGCGACGGTGACCTGCCCTCGGACCTGTTGGGCCGGCTGATGGTCCAGGTCGGCACGTTGCAGCGCGGCGCGACCAGCGTGTCGGGCGCCACGGCATCCGGCCTGGCGCCACGCGAGGTCGATGTGCTCCGACTGGTCGCCGAGGGAATGGACACCGGGGAGATTGCCAGCAAACTGTCGTACTCCGAACGCACGGTCAAGAACGTCATGCACGGTCTGACGACCCGGCTACAGCTCCGTAACCGTGCCCACGCCGTGGCATATGCCTTGCGTGAAGGCTACATCTGA